A single Lancefieldella parvula DSM 20469 DNA region contains:
- a CDS encoding O-acetylhomoserine aminocarboxypropyltransferase/cysteine synthase family protein has protein sequence MSESIETRCVQGGYQPGCGEPRQVPIIQSTTFKYDESMQLGELFDLKAAGYFYSRVQNPTLDNVASKICALEGGTAAMLTSSGQAANFFAVFNIAEAGDHFIALSTIYGGTFNLFAITLKKMGVECTFISPDATDEEINAAFRSNTKCVFGETIANPALVVLDIERWAKAAHDHGVPLIVDNTFATPVNCRPLEWGADIVTHSTTKYMDGHGCAVGGAIVDGGNFDWATHADKFPGLTQPDPSYHNLVYTDTFGNGGAFITKATVQLMRDFGSIQSPQSAFYLNLGLESLHVRMAQHCKNGQAVAEALANNPKVAHVSYPDLPGDTYYDLAQKYLPGGSCGVITVDVAGGREAAEKFLGNLKVFSIATHVADARSCCLHPASSTHRQLTDEELVAAGITPGTVRLSCGIEGTEDLINDVEQALAAL, from the coding sequence ATGTCTGAGAGCATCGAGACTCGCTGCGTACAAGGCGGTTATCAGCCTGGTTGTGGCGAGCCTAGGCAAGTGCCTATCATTCAATCAACCACGTTCAAATATGACGAGTCGATGCAGCTTGGAGAGTTGTTCGACCTCAAAGCTGCTGGCTATTTTTATTCTCGTGTTCAGAATCCAACGCTTGATAATGTAGCGTCAAAGATTTGTGCTCTTGAGGGCGGCACTGCTGCAATGCTGACATCCTCTGGTCAAGCAGCAAACTTCTTTGCCGTCTTTAATATTGCTGAGGCTGGAGATCATTTTATTGCGCTTTCCACCATTTATGGCGGCACCTTTAACCTGTTTGCTATCACCCTCAAGAAGATGGGTGTGGAGTGTACGTTTATCTCGCCAGATGCAACTGACGAGGAGATCAATGCTGCCTTTAGGTCAAATACTAAGTGCGTTTTTGGCGAGACTATTGCAAATCCTGCACTGGTTGTTCTTGATATTGAACGCTGGGCAAAGGCTGCTCATGACCATGGTGTGCCGCTGATTGTTGACAATACCTTTGCTACACCTGTGAACTGTCGTCCTCTTGAGTGGGGAGCAGATATTGTGACCCATTCTACTACCAAGTATATGGACGGTCACGGCTGTGCTGTTGGCGGTGCAATTGTTGATGGCGGCAACTTTGATTGGGCTACTCATGCAGACAAGTTCCCAGGTCTGACCCAGCCCGACCCTTCGTATCACAACCTTGTTTATACCGATACCTTTGGCAACGGCGGCGCTTTTATTACGAAGGCAACTGTTCAGCTTATGCGCGACTTTGGCTCCATTCAGTCACCTCAGAGCGCTTTCTATCTCAACCTTGGCCTTGAGTCTCTACACGTTCGTATGGCTCAGCATTGCAAGAATGGCCAAGCAGTTGCCGAGGCACTTGCTAATAACCCTAAGGTTGCCCATGTAAGCTATCCAGATCTTCCGGGTGATACGTACTATGACCTGGCTCAGAAGTACCTTCCTGGTGGGTCCTGTGGTGTTATCACCGTTGATGTTGCGGGTGGTCGCGAGGCTGCCGAGAAATTCCTGGGTAACCTCAAAGTCTTCTCCATTGCAACACATGTTGCAGACGCTCGTTCTTGCTGTCTGCACCCAGCTTCTTCAACGCATCGTCAGCTTACTGACGAGGAGCTTGTAGCAGCAGGTATTACTCCAGGTACCGTTCGCTTAAGCTGTGGTATTGAGGGCACTGAGGACCTTATCAACGACGTCGAGCAGGCACTTGCTGCTCTGTAG
- a CDS encoding MATE family efflux transporter has product MESNKLFAETPPFKLFIRAALPGAIAMLASMLYDTADGILVGRYLGQESFGAVTIAVPLVILCFAIADLIGVGASAVIAVEHGKKNHQTANNIFTIAFIMLITTGVISGIFFFFFAPNVLALMGAQGKIAEQGTIYLRVWTLFLPVMCISYAVDNFLKICGKIRRSTSIAFISAILGTVLEYYFLGVLGLSVEYAALGYCISITFSSLYGVWPFIGNKQILKFVKPHFNWTHIREIFVNGFPIFMQNISSRIYSLLMNAALLTLGGDIAIASYGVLLYSGGLIQPLIYGQADAMQPAVGYNWGAKKKNRVLAIEKYIFSTGIIIGIFAFCVSFFFSEFLVKLYLPDGTQELLNIAIPAMRIHAFIFIFSWITMCTESLAIALKQTKISNLLSIFMALIFPISSLLILKPFGLDALWYVSVVSNILSALLSVGCLIHIYRKYFTSVDKDDVGAASDASQEEDAELTDAALATSELSSPEDHLDPESISRAQ; this is encoded by the coding sequence ATGGAATCGAATAAGCTTTTTGCGGAAACACCACCATTTAAATTATTTATACGAGCAGCGCTCCCAGGCGCCATTGCCATGCTTGCGTCGATGCTTTATGACACTGCAGACGGAATTCTTGTTGGACGCTACTTGGGTCAGGAGTCTTTTGGCGCAGTAACTATTGCCGTTCCTCTGGTCATTCTCTGCTTTGCTATTGCTGACCTTATTGGCGTTGGTGCCTCTGCTGTCATTGCAGTTGAACATGGCAAAAAGAACCACCAAACAGCTAATAACATCTTTACCATTGCATTTATCATGCTCATCACCACTGGTGTTATCAGCGGTATTTTCTTCTTCTTTTTTGCACCAAACGTTCTAGCGCTTATGGGTGCTCAGGGAAAAATTGCTGAGCAAGGAACCATCTACCTGCGCGTATGGACTCTTTTCTTGCCGGTTATGTGCATCTCATACGCCGTTGATAACTTTCTTAAAATCTGTGGAAAAATTAGGCGCTCTACCAGCATTGCCTTTATTTCTGCAATTCTGGGAACCGTGCTTGAGTACTACTTTCTAGGTGTTTTGGGACTTTCCGTTGAGTACGCAGCGCTGGGCTACTGTATCTCTATTACCTTCTCATCACTCTATGGTGTCTGGCCCTTCATTGGCAACAAACAGATTCTCAAATTTGTAAAGCCGCACTTTAACTGGACACACATAAGAGAGATCTTTGTAAACGGCTTCCCCATCTTTATGCAGAACATCTCAAGTAGGATTTATTCTCTGCTCATGAACGCTGCCCTGCTCACCCTTGGTGGAGATATTGCCATTGCTTCTTACGGCGTGCTTCTCTATTCTGGCGGCCTGATCCAGCCACTTATTTATGGACAGGCTGATGCCATGCAACCTGCTGTTGGCTATAACTGGGGCGCAAAGAAGAAAAATCGAGTTCTTGCTATCGAGAAGTACATTTTCTCCACAGGCATCATCATTGGCATCTTTGCTTTCTGTGTCTCGTTTTTCTTCTCGGAATTCTTAGTTAAGCTATACCTACCTGACGGAACCCAAGAACTGCTTAATATAGCTATCCCTGCCATGCGCATCCATGCATTTATCTTCATTTTTAGCTGGATTACCATGTGCACCGAGAGCCTTGCTATTGCCCTGAAGCAAACAAAAATTTCTAATCTTTTAAGTATCTTCATGGCGCTTATCTTCCCTATCAGCTCACTTCTGATATTGAAGCCTTTTGGCCTAGATGCACTCTGGTATGTCTCGGTGGTGTCCAACATTCTCTCAGCGCTGCTTTCCGTTGGCTGTCTCATCCATATCTATCGCAAGTACTTTACAAGTGTAGACAAAGATGACGTAGGTGCTGCATCTGACGCCAGCCAAGAAGAAGATGCCGAACTCACCGATGCAGCACTTGCAACATCCGAACTCTCCAGCCCAGAAGATCACCTAGATCCCGAGTCCATCTCCCGAGCTCAATAA
- a CDS encoding Sapep family Mn(2+)-dependent dipeptidase: MTDAELKTSAEAFVNEHWEEIIEDIRYLVQVESVEDLSLAEPGKPWGPKSYEALRRGLEIAERLGLETTNVDGYLGFGDLPGESEKYLATIAHSDIVPLGKGWTVDPLDVTRREGFILGRGVLDDKGPLALSLWAAHFFVEQVKKTGKKLPYTLRAIVGNNEETGMGDVPYYLSKYPEPAFCFTPDAEFPLICGEKGVYHAQFTSPKIAGAYSEKIVELDGGTVPNAIPGLASALVRADASTLTNTNSIKVEDAGIEDDGTKLARINATGKGGHASMPEGTVNAIGLLVTYLLDNNICGEKERDFLTFSQQLCSTTDGTGTGIQSADDKFGPLTCISGTIRTKGDRYVQTIDSRYPTSTTGEAITTRMTKLGAEHDCTFEVLSDAVPFYIDPSSPEITTLLDTFHEYTGSNEQAFVIGGGTYARHFKRAVAFGPYDSKAAKDLPEWVGMEHGPDEGISEEWLKRALKIYIVSIARLMQLDL, translated from the coding sequence ATGACTGATGCAGAACTCAAAACAAGCGCTGAGGCGTTTGTTAACGAGCACTGGGAAGAGATTATTGAGGATATTCGCTATCTTGTGCAGGTAGAGTCCGTAGAAGATTTATCCCTTGCAGAGCCAGGCAAGCCTTGGGGTCCAAAGTCTTACGAGGCACTTCGCCGCGGACTTGAGATTGCAGAGCGCCTGGGCCTTGAGACTACAAATGTAGACGGTTACCTGGGCTTTGGTGATCTTCCTGGTGAGTCTGAGAAGTACCTTGCTACCATCGCTCACTCTGATATTGTTCCTCTGGGCAAGGGCTGGACGGTAGATCCGCTTGACGTTACCCGCCGCGAGGGTTTCATTCTGGGCCGTGGTGTTCTGGACGATAAGGGTCCTCTTGCCCTCTCCCTTTGGGCAGCTCACTTCTTTGTTGAGCAGGTTAAAAAGACCGGCAAGAAGCTTCCTTACACCCTGCGCGCCATCGTTGGCAACAACGAGGAGACCGGTATGGGTGACGTTCCTTACTACCTCTCCAAGTATCCAGAACCAGCATTCTGCTTTACTCCTGACGCTGAGTTCCCACTTATCTGCGGCGAGAAGGGCGTTTACCACGCACAGTTCACTTCTCCAAAGATTGCTGGCGCATACAGCGAGAAGATCGTTGAGCTTGATGGTGGCACCGTACCTAATGCAATTCCAGGACTTGCGAGCGCACTTGTTCGTGCTGACGCTTCCACTTTGACCAACACTAATTCCATCAAAGTTGAAGACGCAGGCATTGAGGATGACGGGACCAAACTTGCACGCATTAACGCAACAGGTAAGGGTGGACACGCTTCCATGCCTGAGGGAACAGTCAATGCCATTGGACTGCTTGTAACCTATCTGCTTGATAACAACATCTGCGGAGAAAAAGAACGCGACTTTTTAACCTTCTCACAACAGCTTTGCTCAACCACTGACGGCACTGGCACGGGCATCCAGAGCGCTGACGACAAATTTGGTCCTCTGACCTGCATCTCCGGTACTATCCGTACTAAGGGAGATAGGTATGTGCAGACTATTGACTCTCGCTATCCTACTTCCACTACTGGCGAGGCTATTACCACTCGTATGACAAAGCTAGGAGCTGAGCATGACTGCACCTTTGAGGTGCTCTCTGATGCAGTTCCTTTCTACATTGACCCAAGCTCTCCTGAGATTACTACTCTTCTTGATACGTTCCATGAGTACACAGGTAGTAATGAGCAGGCATTTGTTATCGGTGGCGGCACCTATGCACGTCACTTTAAGCGTGCTGTTGCCTTTGGCCCTTATGACAGCAAAGCTGCAAAAGACCTACCTGAGTGGGTTGGCATGGAGCACGGTCCTGACGAGGGAATCTCTGAGGAATGGCTTAAGCGCGCTCTTAAGATTTACATTGTCAGCATTGCTCGCCTTATGCAACTTGACCTGTAA